The following are encoded together in the Meriones unguiculatus strain TT.TT164.6M chromosome 16, Bangor_MerUng_6.1, whole genome shotgun sequence genome:
- the LOC132648402 gene encoding uncharacterized protein LOC132648402 produces MRLQGRSLGTCSDDPRERGRLTVDREPAWDRLKTLGSAPWVPTQAGDNWQEASCCAVSCLSKLCRALPRAALGARFTRTHTHTRAHAQRLSPDLWATALPRPARPPQGGREAPGLCRAWAAAEDAGRQVACSGGRGERGRGAAPFPQPPGRLLGEGTERPVAPPGRELCSSACGNPAGTRPPRDPTRLGTGAGPLRACLQRAPSGCRPRARPPSQNTRAGSGLHGRDLRAVIVQFRDPDYICSAHPRPRGTGEQVSGAHQPRQPQTPCSRQNPNRKPRTRDPTQWFSSSITHASIHPCMHACLHA; encoded by the exons ATGCGACTACAAGGGAGATCTTTGGGGACCTGCAGCGACGAcccaagagaaagagggagactcACAGTAGACAGAGAACCAGCCTGGGACAGACTAAAGACCCTAGGCTCTGCGCCATGGGTACCCACACAGGCAGGAGACAACTGGCAGGAAGCATCCTGCTGCGCCGTGTCCTGCCTTTCCAAGCTCTGCCGCGCCTTGCCCCGCGCTGCCCTGGGCGCGCGCTTCActcgcacgcacacgcacacccGCGCTCACGCTCAGCGGCTCTCTCCAGACCTCTGGGCGACGGCCCTGCCCCGCCCGGCGCGGCCCCCGCAAGGGGGCAGAGAGGCACCAGGGCTCTGCCGCGCGTGGGCCGCGGCGGAAGACGCTGGGCGGCAGGTGGCGTGCAGCGGCGGGAGGGGAgagcgggggaggggggctgcaCCCTTCCCGCAGCCGCCCGGACGCCTCCTCGGAGAGGGCACTGAGCGCCCGGTCGCACCGCCTGGCCGGGAGCTGTGCTCCTCCGCGTGCGGGAACCCGGCTGGCACGCGGCCGCCGAGGGACCCCACGCGGCTGGGCACTGGCGCGGGCCCTCTCCGAGCCTGCCTGCAGAGGGCGCCCTCCGGGTGCCGCCCGCGGGCCAGGCCTCCATCCCAGAACACCAGGGCCGGGTCAG GCCTCCACGGCAGAGATCTGCGCGCTGTGATTGTGCAGTTCCGTGACCCCGACTACATCTGTAGCGCCCACCCGCGGCCCCGCGGCACCGGAGAGCAGGTCTCAGGGGCTCACCAGCCGCGCCAACCTCAGACGCCCTGCAGCCGTCAAAACCCGAACCGGAAGCCCAGAACCAGGGACCCAACTCAGTGGTTTTCCTCATCCATCACCCATGCATCCATTCAtccttgcatgcatgcatgcctgcatgcctga